One window of the Rufibacter radiotolerans genome contains the following:
- the dcd gene encoding dCTP deaminase, with the protein MILTDRQILEEIEKRTILIEPYDRTCLGTNSYDVHLGKYLATYNDEVLDARQHNKITVFEIPEEGYVLEPGKLYLGVTEEYTETHAHVPFLEGKSSVGRLGIDIHATAGKGDVGFCNHWTLEISVSQKVRVYHNMPIGQLIYFVVNGGIENYYNKKSNAKYNDRTVYPVESMMWKNKF; encoded by the coding sequence AGATAGAGAAACGCACCATCTTAATAGAGCCCTATGACCGCACTTGCCTTGGCACCAACTCATATGATGTTCATTTAGGCAAGTACCTGGCCACCTACAATGACGAGGTGCTGGACGCCCGCCAGCATAACAAAATCACCGTTTTTGAGATTCCTGAGGAAGGGTATGTGCTGGAGCCGGGCAAACTGTATTTGGGCGTCACCGAGGAATATACCGAGACCCACGCCCACGTGCCGTTCCTGGAAGGAAAATCTAGCGTAGGCCGACTGGGTATTGACATACACGCCACCGCCGGCAAAGGAGACGTAGGCTTCTGTAACCACTGGACCTTGGAAATCTCGGTCAGCCAGAAGGTACGGGTCTACCATAACATGCCTATTGGGCAGTTGATTTACTTTGTGGTGAACGGCGGCATTGAGAATTATTACAACAAAAAAAGCAATGCCAAATACAATGACCGCACGGTGTACCCCGTGGAGTCTATGATGTGGAAAAACAAGTTTTAG
- the gldC gene encoding gliding motility protein GldC — MKKSEIHFSIALDDQRVPEAISWTATDAGTDIHFAKAINIALWDRNDSGTMKIDLWTKDMPVDEMKYFYIDTMGAMAQSIETATNDKLMAEKMRNLCQELMQHVEEQQKRNAAQNPQ, encoded by the coding sequence ATGAAAAAATCAGAGATACACTTTAGCATTGCCCTAGACGACCAACGCGTGCCTGAAGCCATTAGCTGGACCGCCACCGACGCCGGTACCGATATCCACTTCGCCAAGGCCATCAACATTGCCCTTTGGGACCGCAATGACTCTGGAACCATGAAGATTGACCTCTGGACCAAAGACATGCCCGTTGATGAGATGAAATACTTCTACATTGATACCATGGGTGCCATGGCACAAAGCATTGAAACCGCTACCAATGACAAGTTGATGGCTGAGAAGATGCGGAACCTGTGCCAGGAATTGATGCAGCACGTAGAGGAGCAGCAGAAGCGTAACGCGGCCCAGAACCCACAGTAA